A window of Gambusia affinis linkage group LG03, SWU_Gaff_1.0, whole genome shotgun sequence contains these coding sequences:
- the LOC122828206 gene encoding ral guanine nucleotide dissociation stimulator-like isoform X5 has protein sequence METRSLFSLHRALAQPVKMCMFDFPVTILDDLSSTQEIGEEAEEDAIFTITLRKMQLHQSASKGQRWLGVDTDSALSLYETCKVRTIKAGTLERLVEYMVSAFRGKDSTYVTIFLCTYRSFATTKQVLDLLLNRYAKLQNVPAVSAHRVSQDDCTELRNTVSSILGAWLDQYSEDFWSPPNYECLHQLLAYLHLHFPGSDLERRARNLLAHFHRRQQCEPDSDGEHIGCPFATQEESGFEDELPAFSFLSFDPIMVAEQFTLMDADLFKKVVPYHCLGGIWSQRDKKGKEHLAPTIRATVAQFNSVTNCVITTCLSNPALKPNQRARLIERWIDVARECRILKNFSSLRAILSALQCNSIHRLKRTWDEVARESVRTFRELSEIFSDDNNYSLSRELLVKEGTSKFATLEINPKRAQRRHQQQRDLGVMQGTIPYLGTFLTDLVMMDTAMKDYTEGGLINFEKRRKEFEVIAQIKLLQLASNNYSFTQESHFREWFAAVEKLSEAESYNLSCEIEPLSESASNTLRAKKNGGIMKRWSDRQLTEAGCSGGAGSHSKSFDHSHYRPYQGGGGDSGDALSVTSVSSSGSDLEDVNTSFLSDSPEGHERKTSTPSVKLTVSALGREAPAADTTSTCPPQFWECTSLSSLDTSGMGSSSGSASGSSSTSSSSVSSSTPLSASRSHKRSVSAVSNYSTLSLPLYNQQVDDCCIIRVSLDVENGNMYKSILVTSQDKTPAVIRKAMIKHNLEREKTEDYELMQKISEDKELRIPDNANVFYAMNSTANYDFVLKKRGSARPVRAKNVASSTLPRMKQKGLKIAKGIF, from the exons agcTCGACGCAGGAGATCGgcgaggaggcggaggaggatgCCATCTTCACCATCACCCTGAGGAAGATGCAGCTCCACCAGTCGGCCAGCAAGGGGCAGCGTTGGCTGGGTGTGGACACGGACTCCGCCCTGAGCCTCTACGAGACGTGCAAGGTGCGGACCATCAAGGCCGGCACGCTGGAGAGGCTGGTGGAGTACATGGTGTCGGCCTTCAGGGGCAAAGACTCCACCTACGTCACCATCTTCCTCTGCACCTACCGATCCTTCGCCACCACCAAGCAGGTCCTGGATCTCCTGCTCAACAG ATATGCCAAACTCCAAAACGTTCCTGCAGTTTCTGCACACAGAGTCTCCCAGGACGACTGCACGGAGCTGAGAAA CACCGTCTCGTCCATCCTGGGTGCGTGGTTGGACCAGTACTCCGAGGATTTCTGGAGCCCTCCGAACTACGAATGTCTGCACCAGCTCCTGGCCTACCTCCACCTCCACTTCCCCGGGTCGGACCTGGAGCGCCGCGCCCGCAACCTGCTGGCCCACTTCCACCGCCGACAGCAGTGTGAGCCCGATTCCGATG ggGAACACATTGGCTGCCCCTTCGCCACGCAGGAAGAGAGCGGTTTTGAGGACGAGCTTCCTGCTTTCAGTTTCCTGTCGTTTGACCCCATCATGGTGGCGGAGCAGTTCACGCTCATGGACGCG GATCTGTTCAAGAAGGTGGTGCCGTACCACTGCCTCGGTGGCATTTGGTCTCAGCGGGACAAGAAGGGCAAGGAGCACCTGGCTCCCACCATCCGAGCCACTGTGGCCCAGTTCAACTCGGTGACCAACTGTGTGATCACCACCTGCCTGAGCAACCCGGCGCTGAAGCCCAACCAGAGAGCCCGGCTCATCGAGAGGTGGATCGATGTGGCGCGG GAATGTCGGATCTTGAAGAACTTCTCCTCTTTGCGAGCGATCCTCTCTGCCCTGCAGTGCAACTCCATCCACCGCCTGAAGAGGACCTGGGACGAAGTTGCTCG GGAAAGCGTCAGAACCTTCAGAGAGCTTTCTGAAATCTTCTCAGACGACAATAACTATTCCTTGAGTCGAGAGCTGCTGGTGAAG gAGGGAACCTCAAAGTTTGCAACTTTAGAAATCAACCCCAAACGAGCTCAGAGGAGACACCAGCAGCAGAGAGACTTG GGAGTCATGCAGGGGACCATCCCTTATTTGGGAACATTCCTAACGGACCTGGTGATGATGGACACTGCCATGAAGGATTACACAGAG ggtGGTCTGATTAACTTTGAGAAGAGGAGAAAg gAATTTGAGGTTATTGCTCAGATCAAACTTCTCCAGTTGGCCTCCAACAACTACAGCTTCACTCAGGAAAGCCACTTCAGAGAGTGGTTCGCAGCCGTGGAGAAACTCAGCGAGGCAGAAAG ctATAATCTGTCCTGTGAGATCGAGCCGCTGTCGGAGTCGGCCAGCAACACCCTCAGAGCCAAGAAGAACGGCGGGATCATGAAACGATGGAGCGA CCGGCAGCTGACGGAGGCCGGCTGCAGTGGCGGCGCCGGCTCCCATTCAAAGTCGTTCGATCACTCCCACTACAGGCCGTACCAGGGGGGCGGCGGGGACAGCGGCGACGCCCTCAGCGTCACGTCCGTCAGCTCCAGCGGCTCCGACCTGGAGGACGTGAACACCAGCTTTCTATCGGATTCACCGGAGGGACATGAGAGGAAG acgTCGACTCCGTCGGTGAAACTCACCGTGTCTGCTTTGGGGAGAGAAGCTCCAGCTGCAGACACGACCTCAACG TGTCCCCCTCAGTTCTGGGAATGCACGTCTCTGTCCTCCCTGGACACGTCAGGGATGGGATCCAGCTCTGGCTCGGCCTCGGGCTCCAGCAGCACCTCCTCGTCTTCTGTCTCCTCCTCCACGCCGCTGTCCGCCTCGCGCTCGCACAAACGCTCGGTGTCGGCCGTGTCCAACTACTCTACGCTGTCGCTGCCGCTCTACAACCAGCAGGTGGACGACTGCTGCATCATCCGGGTCTCGCTGGACGTGGAGAACGGCAACATGTACAAGAGCATCCTG GTGACGAGTCAAGACAAAACTCCGGCGGTGATCAGGAAGGCGATGATCAAACACAACCTGGAGCGGGAGAAAACGGAGGACTACGAGCTGATGCAGAAGATCTCAGAGGACAAAG AGCTCCGGATCCCAGACAACGCCAATGTCTTCTACGCCATGAACTCCACTGCCAACTACGATTTTGTGCTGAAGAAGCGCGGCTCGGCCCGGCCGGTGCGGGCCAAGAATGTGGCCAGTTCGACGCTGCCTCGCATGAAACAGAAGGGACTGAAGATTGCAAAAGGGATTTTCTGA
- the LOC122828206 gene encoding ral guanine nucleotide dissociation stimulator-like isoform X7: MIMLEKQSSTQEIGEEAEEDAIFTITLRKMQLHQSASKGQRWLGVDTDSALSLYETCKVRTIKAGTLERLVEYMVSAFRGKDSTYVTIFLCTYRSFATTKQVLDLLLNRYAKLQNVPAVSAHRVSQDDCTELRNTVSSILGAWLDQYSEDFWSPPNYECLHQLLAYLHLHFPGSDLERRARNLLAHFHRRQQCEPDSDGEHIGCPFATQEESGFEDELPAFSFLSFDPIMVAEQFTLMDADLFKKVVPYHCLGGIWSQRDKKGKEHLAPTIRATVAQFNSVTNCVITTCLSNPALKPNQRARLIERWIDVARECRILKNFSSLRAILSALQCNSIHRLKRTWDEVARESVRTFRELSEIFSDDNNYSLSRELLVKEGTSKFATLEINPKRAQRRHQQQRDLGVMQGTIPYLGTFLTDLVMMDTAMKDYTEGGLINFEKRRKEFEVIAQIKLLQLASNNYSFTQESHFREWFAAVEKLSEAESYNLSCEIEPLSESASNTLRAKKNGGIMKRWSDRQLTEAGCSGGAGSHSKSFDHSHYRPYQGGGGDSGDALSVTSVSSSGSDLEDVNTSFLSDSPEGHERKTSTPSVKLTVSALGREAPAADTTSTCPPQFWECTSLSSLDTSGMGSSSGSASGSSSTSSSSVSSSTPLSASRSHKRSVSAVSNYSTLSLPLYNQQVDDCCIIRVSLDVENGNMYKSILVTSQDKTPAVIRKAMIKHNLEREKTEDYELMQKISEDKELRIPDNANVFYAMNSTANYDFVLKKRGSARPVRAKNVASSTLPRMKQKGLKIAKGIF, encoded by the exons agcTCGACGCAGGAGATCGgcgaggaggcggaggaggatgCCATCTTCACCATCACCCTGAGGAAGATGCAGCTCCACCAGTCGGCCAGCAAGGGGCAGCGTTGGCTGGGTGTGGACACGGACTCCGCCCTGAGCCTCTACGAGACGTGCAAGGTGCGGACCATCAAGGCCGGCACGCTGGAGAGGCTGGTGGAGTACATGGTGTCGGCCTTCAGGGGCAAAGACTCCACCTACGTCACCATCTTCCTCTGCACCTACCGATCCTTCGCCACCACCAAGCAGGTCCTGGATCTCCTGCTCAACAG ATATGCCAAACTCCAAAACGTTCCTGCAGTTTCTGCACACAGAGTCTCCCAGGACGACTGCACGGAGCTGAGAAA CACCGTCTCGTCCATCCTGGGTGCGTGGTTGGACCAGTACTCCGAGGATTTCTGGAGCCCTCCGAACTACGAATGTCTGCACCAGCTCCTGGCCTACCTCCACCTCCACTTCCCCGGGTCGGACCTGGAGCGCCGCGCCCGCAACCTGCTGGCCCACTTCCACCGCCGACAGCAGTGTGAGCCCGATTCCGATG ggGAACACATTGGCTGCCCCTTCGCCACGCAGGAAGAGAGCGGTTTTGAGGACGAGCTTCCTGCTTTCAGTTTCCTGTCGTTTGACCCCATCATGGTGGCGGAGCAGTTCACGCTCATGGACGCG GATCTGTTCAAGAAGGTGGTGCCGTACCACTGCCTCGGTGGCATTTGGTCTCAGCGGGACAAGAAGGGCAAGGAGCACCTGGCTCCCACCATCCGAGCCACTGTGGCCCAGTTCAACTCGGTGACCAACTGTGTGATCACCACCTGCCTGAGCAACCCGGCGCTGAAGCCCAACCAGAGAGCCCGGCTCATCGAGAGGTGGATCGATGTGGCGCGG GAATGTCGGATCTTGAAGAACTTCTCCTCTTTGCGAGCGATCCTCTCTGCCCTGCAGTGCAACTCCATCCACCGCCTGAAGAGGACCTGGGACGAAGTTGCTCG GGAAAGCGTCAGAACCTTCAGAGAGCTTTCTGAAATCTTCTCAGACGACAATAACTATTCCTTGAGTCGAGAGCTGCTGGTGAAG gAGGGAACCTCAAAGTTTGCAACTTTAGAAATCAACCCCAAACGAGCTCAGAGGAGACACCAGCAGCAGAGAGACTTG GGAGTCATGCAGGGGACCATCCCTTATTTGGGAACATTCCTAACGGACCTGGTGATGATGGACACTGCCATGAAGGATTACACAGAG ggtGGTCTGATTAACTTTGAGAAGAGGAGAAAg gAATTTGAGGTTATTGCTCAGATCAAACTTCTCCAGTTGGCCTCCAACAACTACAGCTTCACTCAGGAAAGCCACTTCAGAGAGTGGTTCGCAGCCGTGGAGAAACTCAGCGAGGCAGAAAG ctATAATCTGTCCTGTGAGATCGAGCCGCTGTCGGAGTCGGCCAGCAACACCCTCAGAGCCAAGAAGAACGGCGGGATCATGAAACGATGGAGCGA CCGGCAGCTGACGGAGGCCGGCTGCAGTGGCGGCGCCGGCTCCCATTCAAAGTCGTTCGATCACTCCCACTACAGGCCGTACCAGGGGGGCGGCGGGGACAGCGGCGACGCCCTCAGCGTCACGTCCGTCAGCTCCAGCGGCTCCGACCTGGAGGACGTGAACACCAGCTTTCTATCGGATTCACCGGAGGGACATGAGAGGAAG acgTCGACTCCGTCGGTGAAACTCACCGTGTCTGCTTTGGGGAGAGAAGCTCCAGCTGCAGACACGACCTCAACG TGTCCCCCTCAGTTCTGGGAATGCACGTCTCTGTCCTCCCTGGACACGTCAGGGATGGGATCCAGCTCTGGCTCGGCCTCGGGCTCCAGCAGCACCTCCTCGTCTTCTGTCTCCTCCTCCACGCCGCTGTCCGCCTCGCGCTCGCACAAACGCTCGGTGTCGGCCGTGTCCAACTACTCTACGCTGTCGCTGCCGCTCTACAACCAGCAGGTGGACGACTGCTGCATCATCCGGGTCTCGCTGGACGTGGAGAACGGCAACATGTACAAGAGCATCCTG GTGACGAGTCAAGACAAAACTCCGGCGGTGATCAGGAAGGCGATGATCAAACACAACCTGGAGCGGGAGAAAACGGAGGACTACGAGCTGATGCAGAAGATCTCAGAGGACAAAG AGCTCCGGATCCCAGACAACGCCAATGTCTTCTACGCCATGAACTCCACTGCCAACTACGATTTTGTGCTGAAGAAGCGCGGCTCGGCCCGGCCGGTGCGGGCCAAGAATGTGGCCAGTTCGACGCTGCCTCGCATGAAACAGAAGGGACTGAAGATTGCAAAAGGGATTTTCTGA
- the LOC122828206 gene encoding ral guanine nucleotide dissociation stimulator-like isoform X6 produces the protein MYLLCQPPEPHYSHEEFSSTQEIGEEAEEDAIFTITLRKMQLHQSASKGQRWLGVDTDSALSLYETCKVRTIKAGTLERLVEYMVSAFRGKDSTYVTIFLCTYRSFATTKQVLDLLLNRYAKLQNVPAVSAHRVSQDDCTELRNTVSSILGAWLDQYSEDFWSPPNYECLHQLLAYLHLHFPGSDLERRARNLLAHFHRRQQCEPDSDGEHIGCPFATQEESGFEDELPAFSFLSFDPIMVAEQFTLMDADLFKKVVPYHCLGGIWSQRDKKGKEHLAPTIRATVAQFNSVTNCVITTCLSNPALKPNQRARLIERWIDVARECRILKNFSSLRAILSALQCNSIHRLKRTWDEVARESVRTFRELSEIFSDDNNYSLSRELLVKEGTSKFATLEINPKRAQRRHQQQRDLGVMQGTIPYLGTFLTDLVMMDTAMKDYTEGGLINFEKRRKEFEVIAQIKLLQLASNNYSFTQESHFREWFAAVEKLSEAESYNLSCEIEPLSESASNTLRAKKNGGIMKRWSDRQLTEAGCSGGAGSHSKSFDHSHYRPYQGGGGDSGDALSVTSVSSSGSDLEDVNTSFLSDSPEGHERKTSTPSVKLTVSALGREAPAADTTSTCPPQFWECTSLSSLDTSGMGSSSGSASGSSSTSSSSVSSSTPLSASRSHKRSVSAVSNYSTLSLPLYNQQVDDCCIIRVSLDVENGNMYKSILVTSQDKTPAVIRKAMIKHNLEREKTEDYELMQKISEDKELRIPDNANVFYAMNSTANYDFVLKKRGSARPVRAKNVASSTLPRMKQKGLKIAKGIF, from the exons agcTCGACGCAGGAGATCGgcgaggaggcggaggaggatgCCATCTTCACCATCACCCTGAGGAAGATGCAGCTCCACCAGTCGGCCAGCAAGGGGCAGCGTTGGCTGGGTGTGGACACGGACTCCGCCCTGAGCCTCTACGAGACGTGCAAGGTGCGGACCATCAAGGCCGGCACGCTGGAGAGGCTGGTGGAGTACATGGTGTCGGCCTTCAGGGGCAAAGACTCCACCTACGTCACCATCTTCCTCTGCACCTACCGATCCTTCGCCACCACCAAGCAGGTCCTGGATCTCCTGCTCAACAG ATATGCCAAACTCCAAAACGTTCCTGCAGTTTCTGCACACAGAGTCTCCCAGGACGACTGCACGGAGCTGAGAAA CACCGTCTCGTCCATCCTGGGTGCGTGGTTGGACCAGTACTCCGAGGATTTCTGGAGCCCTCCGAACTACGAATGTCTGCACCAGCTCCTGGCCTACCTCCACCTCCACTTCCCCGGGTCGGACCTGGAGCGCCGCGCCCGCAACCTGCTGGCCCACTTCCACCGCCGACAGCAGTGTGAGCCCGATTCCGATG ggGAACACATTGGCTGCCCCTTCGCCACGCAGGAAGAGAGCGGTTTTGAGGACGAGCTTCCTGCTTTCAGTTTCCTGTCGTTTGACCCCATCATGGTGGCGGAGCAGTTCACGCTCATGGACGCG GATCTGTTCAAGAAGGTGGTGCCGTACCACTGCCTCGGTGGCATTTGGTCTCAGCGGGACAAGAAGGGCAAGGAGCACCTGGCTCCCACCATCCGAGCCACTGTGGCCCAGTTCAACTCGGTGACCAACTGTGTGATCACCACCTGCCTGAGCAACCCGGCGCTGAAGCCCAACCAGAGAGCCCGGCTCATCGAGAGGTGGATCGATGTGGCGCGG GAATGTCGGATCTTGAAGAACTTCTCCTCTTTGCGAGCGATCCTCTCTGCCCTGCAGTGCAACTCCATCCACCGCCTGAAGAGGACCTGGGACGAAGTTGCTCG GGAAAGCGTCAGAACCTTCAGAGAGCTTTCTGAAATCTTCTCAGACGACAATAACTATTCCTTGAGTCGAGAGCTGCTGGTGAAG gAGGGAACCTCAAAGTTTGCAACTTTAGAAATCAACCCCAAACGAGCTCAGAGGAGACACCAGCAGCAGAGAGACTTG GGAGTCATGCAGGGGACCATCCCTTATTTGGGAACATTCCTAACGGACCTGGTGATGATGGACACTGCCATGAAGGATTACACAGAG ggtGGTCTGATTAACTTTGAGAAGAGGAGAAAg gAATTTGAGGTTATTGCTCAGATCAAACTTCTCCAGTTGGCCTCCAACAACTACAGCTTCACTCAGGAAAGCCACTTCAGAGAGTGGTTCGCAGCCGTGGAGAAACTCAGCGAGGCAGAAAG ctATAATCTGTCCTGTGAGATCGAGCCGCTGTCGGAGTCGGCCAGCAACACCCTCAGAGCCAAGAAGAACGGCGGGATCATGAAACGATGGAGCGA CCGGCAGCTGACGGAGGCCGGCTGCAGTGGCGGCGCCGGCTCCCATTCAAAGTCGTTCGATCACTCCCACTACAGGCCGTACCAGGGGGGCGGCGGGGACAGCGGCGACGCCCTCAGCGTCACGTCCGTCAGCTCCAGCGGCTCCGACCTGGAGGACGTGAACACCAGCTTTCTATCGGATTCACCGGAGGGACATGAGAGGAAG acgTCGACTCCGTCGGTGAAACTCACCGTGTCTGCTTTGGGGAGAGAAGCTCCAGCTGCAGACACGACCTCAACG TGTCCCCCTCAGTTCTGGGAATGCACGTCTCTGTCCTCCCTGGACACGTCAGGGATGGGATCCAGCTCTGGCTCGGCCTCGGGCTCCAGCAGCACCTCCTCGTCTTCTGTCTCCTCCTCCACGCCGCTGTCCGCCTCGCGCTCGCACAAACGCTCGGTGTCGGCCGTGTCCAACTACTCTACGCTGTCGCTGCCGCTCTACAACCAGCAGGTGGACGACTGCTGCATCATCCGGGTCTCGCTGGACGTGGAGAACGGCAACATGTACAAGAGCATCCTG GTGACGAGTCAAGACAAAACTCCGGCGGTGATCAGGAAGGCGATGATCAAACACAACCTGGAGCGGGAGAAAACGGAGGACTACGAGCTGATGCAGAAGATCTCAGAGGACAAAG AGCTCCGGATCCCAGACAACGCCAATGTCTTCTACGCCATGAACTCCACTGCCAACTACGATTTTGTGCTGAAGAAGCGCGGCTCGGCCCGGCCGGTGCGGGCCAAGAATGTGGCCAGTTCGACGCTGCCTCGCATGAAACAGAAGGGACTGAAGATTGCAAAAGGGATTTTCTGA
- the LOC122828206 gene encoding ral guanine nucleotide dissociation stimulator-like isoform X4, with product MWCWARWSCGSLARIGACCWDREDYYHPVQRSDTQSSTQEIGEEAEEDAIFTITLRKMQLHQSASKGQRWLGVDTDSALSLYETCKVRTIKAGTLERLVEYMVSAFRGKDSTYVTIFLCTYRSFATTKQVLDLLLNRYAKLQNVPAVSAHRVSQDDCTELRNTVSSILGAWLDQYSEDFWSPPNYECLHQLLAYLHLHFPGSDLERRARNLLAHFHRRQQCEPDSDGEHIGCPFATQEESGFEDELPAFSFLSFDPIMVAEQFTLMDADLFKKVVPYHCLGGIWSQRDKKGKEHLAPTIRATVAQFNSVTNCVITTCLSNPALKPNQRARLIERWIDVARECRILKNFSSLRAILSALQCNSIHRLKRTWDEVARESVRTFRELSEIFSDDNNYSLSRELLVKEGTSKFATLEINPKRAQRRHQQQRDLGVMQGTIPYLGTFLTDLVMMDTAMKDYTEGGLINFEKRRKEFEVIAQIKLLQLASNNYSFTQESHFREWFAAVEKLSEAESYNLSCEIEPLSESASNTLRAKKNGGIMKRWSDRQLTEAGCSGGAGSHSKSFDHSHYRPYQGGGGDSGDALSVTSVSSSGSDLEDVNTSFLSDSPEGHERKTSTPSVKLTVSALGREAPAADTTSTCPPQFWECTSLSSLDTSGMGSSSGSASGSSSTSSSSVSSSTPLSASRSHKRSVSAVSNYSTLSLPLYNQQVDDCCIIRVSLDVENGNMYKSILVTSQDKTPAVIRKAMIKHNLEREKTEDYELMQKISEDKELRIPDNANVFYAMNSTANYDFVLKKRGSARPVRAKNVASSTLPRMKQKGLKIAKGIF from the exons agcTCGACGCAGGAGATCGgcgaggaggcggaggaggatgCCATCTTCACCATCACCCTGAGGAAGATGCAGCTCCACCAGTCGGCCAGCAAGGGGCAGCGTTGGCTGGGTGTGGACACGGACTCCGCCCTGAGCCTCTACGAGACGTGCAAGGTGCGGACCATCAAGGCCGGCACGCTGGAGAGGCTGGTGGAGTACATGGTGTCGGCCTTCAGGGGCAAAGACTCCACCTACGTCACCATCTTCCTCTGCACCTACCGATCCTTCGCCACCACCAAGCAGGTCCTGGATCTCCTGCTCAACAG ATATGCCAAACTCCAAAACGTTCCTGCAGTTTCTGCACACAGAGTCTCCCAGGACGACTGCACGGAGCTGAGAAA CACCGTCTCGTCCATCCTGGGTGCGTGGTTGGACCAGTACTCCGAGGATTTCTGGAGCCCTCCGAACTACGAATGTCTGCACCAGCTCCTGGCCTACCTCCACCTCCACTTCCCCGGGTCGGACCTGGAGCGCCGCGCCCGCAACCTGCTGGCCCACTTCCACCGCCGACAGCAGTGTGAGCCCGATTCCGATG ggGAACACATTGGCTGCCCCTTCGCCACGCAGGAAGAGAGCGGTTTTGAGGACGAGCTTCCTGCTTTCAGTTTCCTGTCGTTTGACCCCATCATGGTGGCGGAGCAGTTCACGCTCATGGACGCG GATCTGTTCAAGAAGGTGGTGCCGTACCACTGCCTCGGTGGCATTTGGTCTCAGCGGGACAAGAAGGGCAAGGAGCACCTGGCTCCCACCATCCGAGCCACTGTGGCCCAGTTCAACTCGGTGACCAACTGTGTGATCACCACCTGCCTGAGCAACCCGGCGCTGAAGCCCAACCAGAGAGCCCGGCTCATCGAGAGGTGGATCGATGTGGCGCGG GAATGTCGGATCTTGAAGAACTTCTCCTCTTTGCGAGCGATCCTCTCTGCCCTGCAGTGCAACTCCATCCACCGCCTGAAGAGGACCTGGGACGAAGTTGCTCG GGAAAGCGTCAGAACCTTCAGAGAGCTTTCTGAAATCTTCTCAGACGACAATAACTATTCCTTGAGTCGAGAGCTGCTGGTGAAG gAGGGAACCTCAAAGTTTGCAACTTTAGAAATCAACCCCAAACGAGCTCAGAGGAGACACCAGCAGCAGAGAGACTTG GGAGTCATGCAGGGGACCATCCCTTATTTGGGAACATTCCTAACGGACCTGGTGATGATGGACACTGCCATGAAGGATTACACAGAG ggtGGTCTGATTAACTTTGAGAAGAGGAGAAAg gAATTTGAGGTTATTGCTCAGATCAAACTTCTCCAGTTGGCCTCCAACAACTACAGCTTCACTCAGGAAAGCCACTTCAGAGAGTGGTTCGCAGCCGTGGAGAAACTCAGCGAGGCAGAAAG ctATAATCTGTCCTGTGAGATCGAGCCGCTGTCGGAGTCGGCCAGCAACACCCTCAGAGCCAAGAAGAACGGCGGGATCATGAAACGATGGAGCGA CCGGCAGCTGACGGAGGCCGGCTGCAGTGGCGGCGCCGGCTCCCATTCAAAGTCGTTCGATCACTCCCACTACAGGCCGTACCAGGGGGGCGGCGGGGACAGCGGCGACGCCCTCAGCGTCACGTCCGTCAGCTCCAGCGGCTCCGACCTGGAGGACGTGAACACCAGCTTTCTATCGGATTCACCGGAGGGACATGAGAGGAAG acgTCGACTCCGTCGGTGAAACTCACCGTGTCTGCTTTGGGGAGAGAAGCTCCAGCTGCAGACACGACCTCAACG TGTCCCCCTCAGTTCTGGGAATGCACGTCTCTGTCCTCCCTGGACACGTCAGGGATGGGATCCAGCTCTGGCTCGGCCTCGGGCTCCAGCAGCACCTCCTCGTCTTCTGTCTCCTCCTCCACGCCGCTGTCCGCCTCGCGCTCGCACAAACGCTCGGTGTCGGCCGTGTCCAACTACTCTACGCTGTCGCTGCCGCTCTACAACCAGCAGGTGGACGACTGCTGCATCATCCGGGTCTCGCTGGACGTGGAGAACGGCAACATGTACAAGAGCATCCTG GTGACGAGTCAAGACAAAACTCCGGCGGTGATCAGGAAGGCGATGATCAAACACAACCTGGAGCGGGAGAAAACGGAGGACTACGAGCTGATGCAGAAGATCTCAGAGGACAAAG AGCTCCGGATCCCAGACAACGCCAATGTCTTCTACGCCATGAACTCCACTGCCAACTACGATTTTGTGCTGAAGAAGCGCGGCTCGGCCCGGCCGGTGCGGGCCAAGAATGTGGCCAGTTCGACGCTGCCTCGCATGAAACAGAAGGGACTGAAGATTGCAAAAGGGATTTTCTGA